Sequence from the Gemmatimonadales bacterium genome:
CTGAGCCGCTCCGCCAGGGCGACCACCTCGCCCTCGGGCACCGCGTTCAGCTCGAGGCGGAGCAGGTCGGAATGCGCGTCGGCATGCCGAAGCGCGCCTCCCCGGTCGCCCGCGGCCTCGAGCGCCTGCATGTAGCGCAGGGCGATCCGGGAGTTGTACGGATCCTCCCGGGACAGACGCGCCCACCAGTCCACCGCCCGCACCGGATCGCCGCCCCGCATCTCCCGCTCCGCCAGCTGCTCGAGCGCCTGCACGTATCGGCGCGCGAGGAGCGCCCGCTTCCCGTCGGCCCACGGCTCGAACTCGTCGGCGTCGGGAAGATGGAACCCGGCGAGCAGTGGACCGCGGTAGACCCCGACCGCGGCCGCGGGGTCGTCGCGCTCGAGGGCGGCGTCGAACTCCCACAGATCGCAGGTCAGGCGGTCGGTGTTGAGCCGGAGATCGTCGCCCGAGCTGAGCACGGCATCGTCGCCGAGGGCGGATCGGAGGATGTAGAGGGTGTCGCGGAGCTGGTGGCGGCCGTCCTCGGTGTCGCTCTCGGGCCAGAGATAGGCGACCAGCTTGTCGCGGCTCACGGGTCGGGGGTGCTCGACGGCCAGGACGGCCAGCAGGGCAAGGCGGTGCCGGAGGCCGGCCCGGCCGGCGACCGGTCCGTCCGGACCCTCGAGTGAGGCGCCGCCCAGCACCCTCAGTATGAACATGGCACGTGAGTTACGAGGCACGACGCGAACGCGACACCACCACGACACCCGCTTCCTAAGATACCTGCCGGTTACCGAGGCGCGAACACGCGACAGGGTCGTTTCGAAGGGAGACGCGTATGCGGGCTCACCCGGTCGTCCTCTCGATGCTCACGATCGGGCTGGCGGGATGTGCCGAGGGGAGTGGCCTGGGCACGGACAGTGGAGACGCGCCGGATGGGTTCATCCTGGTTTCCACCTCCACCTCGGGCAACAGCTCCGACCCGGATGGCTATCGGCTGTCGGTGGACGGCGTCGCGCAAGGCGACTCGGTGCAAGCCACCGGAACCCTTGCCTTGGCACTTGCCCCCGGCCGGCACGCGGTGCGCCTGCTCGGGGTCGCCCCCCAGTGCCGGGCGGTCTCGGACACCGTAGTCCAGGTGGACGTGGCCTCGCGTGACACGATGCCCGTGCCGTTCGCCATCCAGTGCTGGGCCAGCGGCGTGCTGGTCACGGTCTCGACGACGGGGCAGGACCCCGACACCAACGGCTATGGCTTGCTGGTGGACGGCGCGGAGCAGGCACGCCTTCGCTCTTCCGACCGGTCGCTGATTTTGCTCGAGCCCGGTGCGCATACGATCGGCTTGACCGACCTCGCGGCGACCTGCACGGCGGATCCCGCGTCGCGGCTGGTGACGGTGGAGGGCAGCCAGGTGACACCCGTCGCCTTTGCGGTCACCTGCGCCGCGGTGGGTGTGGTCGGCATCCTCATCCAGGAGTCGGGGCCGCTCTTCTACCTGGGCTTCCGGCCCTTGCTGGATGGAAGCCCGCTGGCGCCCGACACGGCATTTGCTCCGGGTGAGCCGCTCAGCATCCTGCCGGGGGAGCGGCACTACCTGAATGGCGTTTCACCCGGTGAGCATCGCGTGTCGCTGGCGGGCTCGTCACTGTGCTCGAACCAATCCGGGTCGCAATCCGTGACCATTGCCGCGGACGGATCGAAGCCGGATACGGTGAACCTCACCTTCTCGGTGGCGTGCCTGGTTCCGCAGGGTGACGTCGCCACGCTTCGGATCTCGGCGACTACCACGGGCTCAACTCCGCCTGCCACGCAGTACGCCGTCCGATTCTCCGTCGCCGGCTACTGGGATTACGGCTTTGGCCCGTCTATCCCGCTCTCTGCCATCGAACCCGACGGCACCCGATTCATCCAGGTGCCGGCAAGCGACTTCGGTGGGGGCGCGCTCTACTGGTACTGGTTCGACCTGGACGGCGTCCCGGCGAGCTGCACGGCGCGTGCTCCCGCGGCTCCGAACCCCATGGGCTTCGCGCTCGCGGCCGGCGACACGCTCGACCTGGCGTTCACGGTGGCATGTCCCGGATGACCGCGGTGCCCATCGTCGCGGTGAGATCAAGTGTCTTCAACTGAGAGAGCAAAATGACCATTCGAATGGCGTCACTGGCAAACGCACTGCTCGCCGTCTTGCTGGCCGCCGGCTGCGACGACGCCGGATCTCCGGCGGCACCAACCACGCTCAAACCGGAGCTCACCGCATCCAGCGGGGGAGAATCCACCCTGCTCGGACGTGCCACCTTCGGCGATCCTGACGGGCACGTCTTCAACGTCAAGCGCATCAGCAATGACTGGCACTTCGACCTCACCGCGAAGCCCGCCTTCGATCTGGCGGTGCAGCACATCGTGTTTCAGCCCGGCGGACAGAGCGGCTGGCACACCCATCCGGGACCGGTGTTCATCCAGGTCATCTCAGGGACGATGACGTTCTACATGGGGGATGATCCCCAGTGCACCCCGATCGTGCGGCACGCCGGCGAGGGCATACTCGACCTGGGCGAGCACCCCCACAT
This genomic interval carries:
- a CDS encoding cupin domain-containing protein gives rise to the protein MTIRMASLANALLAVLLAAGCDDAGSPAAPTTLKPELTASSGGESTLLGRATFGDPDGHVFNVKRISNDWHFDLTAKPAFDLAVQHIVFQPGGQSGWHTHPGPVFIQVISGTMTFYMGDDPQCTPIVRHAGEGILDLGEHPHIARNESGAVAENLVTYFAPPGATLRIDQDVPGNCPF